Proteins found in one Paralichthys olivaceus isolate ysfri-2021 chromosome 19, ASM2471397v2, whole genome shotgun sequence genomic segment:
- the lft1 gene encoding lefty1, with amino-acid sequence MDFLRACVLCTALLGIAKAFTHQDMKDALLKKLDLDEVPKIQKRDLENLVIPAHIKNKYMSMLKMHHSRRRRSLPSLAGILRGIPGNADISGEYLYSDTTRYRMVFDMEARIPDNSEVTMAELKLYQRANYHKRFTVDRKNHRAVSNARVSIYWVEVLSNGSNRTSLVDSRLIPIHETGWKSFDVTQAVHYWSKTQQKTPMHLEVWIEGERPGSYAAEMAKSVHFTTQEQTDNTLGKPELILYTLNLEEYGSRGDCDVSQSKDTCCREQYFVNFRELTWTQYWIIEPAGYQAFRCTGGCKQPKRNYGYGERRCTVSESAPLPIMYLVKKGDYTEIEVAEFPNMIVERCACTMDNVSIV; translated from the exons ATGGATTTCCTCCGCGCTTGTGTCCTGTGCACCGCTCTCCTCGGCATCGCCAAGGCTTTTACGCATCAGGATATGAAGGACGCGCTGCTGAAGAAACTGGACTTGGATGAAGTTCCTAAAATCCAAAAGAGGGATTTGGAGAACCTGGTTATTCCGGCGCATATTAAAAACAAGTACATGTCCATGCTGAAGATGCACCACAGCAGGAGGCGCAGATCTCTGCCCAGCCTGGCGGGCATCCTGAGGGGGATCCCCGGCAATGCAG ATATTTCTGGGGAGTATTTGTACTCTGACACCACTCGGTATCGCATGGTGTTCGACATGGAGGCGAGGATCCCCGACAACAGCGAGGTGACCATGGCTGAGCTGAAGCTCTACCAGCGGGCCAACTACCACAAGCGCTTCACGGTGGACAGGAAGAACCACCGGGCCGTGAGCAACGCCCGGGTCAGCATCTACTGGGTGGAGGTGCTGTCCAACGGATCCAACCGGACGTCGCTGGTAGATTCAAG GCTGATCCCCATTCACGAGACGGGCTGGAAGAGCTTTGATGTGACCCAGGCGGTGCACTATTGGTCCAAGACCCAGCAGAAGACACCTATGCACCTGGAGGTGTGGATCGAGGGCGAGAGACCTGGCAGCTACGCGGCAGAGATGGCCAAGAGTGTCCACTTTACCACCCAGGAGCAGACGGACAACACCTTGGGGAAGCCTGAGCTCATCCTCTACACACTCAACCTCGAGGAATACGG TTCTCGAGGCGACTGCGACGTCAGCCAGAGCAAAGACACCTGCTGCAGAGAGCAGTACTTTGTCAACTTCCGCGAACTGACCTGGACACAGTACTGGATCATCGAGCCGGCGGGCTACCAGGCCTTCAGGTGCACAGGGGGCTGCAAGCAGCCGAAGCGCAACTACGGCTACGGTGAACGGAGGTGCACGGTGTCCGAGAGCGCCCCCCTGCCCATCATGTACCTGGTGAAGAAAGGGGACTACACTGAGATAGAGGTTGCAGAGTTTCCTAATATGATCGTGGAGAGGTGTGCGTGCACAATGGACAACGTGTCCATAGTATGA